In Devosia litorisediminis, the genomic stretch CCTCATCGGCTACAATCTGATGTATCCGCTGGGCACTTGGGCCATGGGCTCTGACGAAACCGGCGGCTATCTCGGCGCCTTCGGTATCGCCGTTCTTGAGGCTGTAGGGATTACCGCTGATGGCGCTGATGACTTCTCCTACGCTGCTACCAGCTCGGACTTTTTCTTCCAGGTGATGTTCTGCGCCACCGCTGCCTCGATCGTTTCGGGCACGCTGGCTGAACGCATCAAGCTGGCACCCTTCCTGGTCTTCACCGTTGTGCTGACCGGCCTGATCTACCCGATCGCTGGCTCCTGGAAGTGGGGCGGTGGTTTCCTGGACAGCCAGTTCGGCTTCCTTGACTTCGCCGGTTCCACCGTTGTGCACTCCGTGGGTGGCTGGGCCGCTCTGGCCGGTGCCATTCTGCTCGGCGCCCGTCGTGGCAAGTACAATGCTGACGGCACCGCCAACGCCATGCCTGGTTCGTCCATGCCACTGGCAACCCTGGGCATGTTCATCCTGTGGCTCGGCTGGTTCGGCTTTAACGGTGCATCGCAGCTCGCCATGGGTTCGGTGGGTGACGTGGCCGATGTCGGTCGCATCATGGCCAACACCAATGCCGGCGCTGTCGGTGGTGCCCTGGCTGCCCTGGTTCTCTCGGGCATCCTCTACAAGAAGTTCGATCTGACCTTTGTCATCAACGGTGCGCTGGCTGGCCTTGTGGCCGTGACCGCCGAGCCGCTGACCCCGGGTCTGGGGACTGCAACGCTGATCGGCGCCGTTGGCGGCGTGATCGTCGTGCTGGCTGTGCCAATGCTCGACAAGCTCAAGATCGACGACGTTGTCGGTGCTATCCCCGTCCACCTGCTGGCCGGTATCTGGGGCACTATCGCCGTGGTCTTCACCAACTCTGACGCGACCATCGGTGGTCAGCTGGCATCCATCGCCATCGTCGGTGTCTTCGTCTTCGTGGTGAGCTTCGTGATCTGGTTCATCCTCAAGGCCACCATGGGTCTGCGCCCATCGGCTGAAGATGAAGATGCGGGTCTGGATCTCTCCGAGATCGGCATCGAAGCCTATCCAGAGTTCAAGTAATACGCCTTGGGAAGGTCGGGCCCGCCCGGCCTTCCACTTCGGCCTTCCTTGTCGAAGGCGTGCGGCTCACCCTCTTGGCCCGCCACAGAGGCTTCCCACTCGCAAAACCGTGGGCCGCACCCCTGCGACAAGCAATGCCTGAAAAATGCACAGTCATTGCGCTTTCTGCACAAATGGCAGGCAAAATCCTGCTGCCATTTGCGGTTCGTCACGCCACCAGCCTGTAACGTCTTGGAAATGTTCAGCTTTAAAGCGCCGTGCCAGTTGGCACGGCGCTTGAGTCTACTGGACCATCCAGACCAAGCGCCAAGCTGCAAAGGGGGCACACGTGAAACTGGTAATCGCCATTATCAAGCCATCCCGTCTCGAAGACGTTCGTCAGGCTCTTTCCTCGCTCGATGTGCACGGCATGACCGTCACCGAGGTCAAGGGCTATGGCCGTCAGAAGGGGCACTCGGAAATCTACCGCGG encodes the following:
- a CDS encoding ammonium transporter — translated: MTGQKTPWRLLGGVALAGMLLTLPALGQEAAAEAVETVSEGVSADVVFILNSLLMLLGGILVFFMAAGFAMVEAGMVRTKNVSMQLLKNISLFGIACLMYYLIGYNLMYPLGTWAMGSDETGGYLGAFGIAVLEAVGITADGADDFSYAATSSDFFFQVMFCATAASIVSGTLAERIKLAPFLVFTVVLTGLIYPIAGSWKWGGGFLDSQFGFLDFAGSTVVHSVGGWAALAGAILLGARRGKYNADGTANAMPGSSMPLATLGMFILWLGWFGFNGASQLAMGSVGDVADVGRIMANTNAGAVGGALAALVLSGILYKKFDLTFVINGALAGLVAVTAEPLTPGLGTATLIGAVGGVIVVLAVPMLDKLKIDDVVGAIPVHLLAGIWGTIAVVFTNSDATIGGQLASIAIVGVFVFVVSFVIWFILKATMGLRPSAEDEDAGLDLSEIGIEAYPEFK